TGGAAGCGTTGCAACTGCGCCGCCTGCGCGACTTGTGCGACCGCGTTTACGCCAACGTGCCCTTCTATCGCAAACGTTTTGACGAGGCGGGCGTCACCCCCGCCGACATCAAATCCCTGGCCGACCTGAAACTTCTGCCCTTTACCGAAAAGCAGGACCTGCGCAACTACTACCCCTTCGGCCTGTTTGCCGTGCCGCGCGACCATATCGTGCGGCTGCACGCCTCCAGCGGCACCACGGGCAAGGCCGTGGTTGTGGGCTATACGGCCCGCGACCTCGAAAACTGGGCCGAGCTTATGGCCCGCAGCATGTCCGCCGCAGGGGTCAACCGCTCCGACGTGGTGCATGTGGCCTATGGCTACGGCCTCTTCACGGGCGGGCTTGGGGCGCACTACGGCGCTGAACGCATCGGGGCCACGGTTGTTCCGGCTTCCGGCGGGGCCACGCGCCGCCAGGCGCACCTCATGCGCGATTTTGGCGCTACAGTCTTGTGCGCCACGCCTTCCTACTCCCTGCATTTGTGGGAAGCCGCGCAGGAAGCAGGCGTGGACTTTCGCGAACTTGCGCTGCGCATAGGCATCTTCGGAGCCGAACCCTGGTCCGAAGCCATGCGCCGTGACATCGAAGAAAAAATGCACATCGATGCCCTGAACATTTACGGCCTTTCTGAAATCATGGGGCCTGGCGTCGCCATGGAATGCGTGGAAGCCAAGTGCGGCATGCACCTTTGGGAAGATCACATCCTGCCGGAAATCATTGATCCCGTGACCGGCGAACAGCTTCCCCCCGGCCAGGTGGGCGAGCTTGTGCTGACGACCCTCACCAAGGAGGGCATCCCCATGCTGCGCTACCGCACCCGCGACCTCACCAGCCTGAACTACACGCCCTGCTGCTGCGGCCGCACCCACGTGCGCATCTCGCGCCTGCAGGGCCGCAGCGACGACATGCTCATCATACGCGGGGTCAACGTCTTTCCGCAGCAGATCGAAGGCCTGCTTATGGAAAGTGACGGCCTCACCCCCAACTACCAGATCATTGTGGGCTCGGTTAACAATCTGGACACCCTGGAAGTGCGCGTGGAAGTCAGCGACAGCCTGTTTGCCGACGAAATCCGCAAACTCCAGATGCTGGAAAACCGCCTGCAAAAGAACATCAAGGAATTCCTGGGCGTCACGGCCAAGGTGCGCCTGATGGAGCCGCGCTCCATCCAGCGCTCCGAGGGCAAGGCCCAGCGCATCGTGGACCAGCGCGGCAAGGACTAGTTGCGGCAAACGTTAGTTGCGGCAAGAATTAGTTCTGGGCTGCAACTGTGAATGCTTTGCGGGGGAGGGACCCTCCCTAGACCAGATCACCTTTGAAATGCTTCACATTTCAAAGGTGTCATTCTGCCAAAAATGCGATTTTCGGCAGAATCCACGCCACGTTGTGGCGTGCTGCACTCTCGTGCAGCTTAGAGCATTTAACTTTTTTCAAAGTTTAAATGCTCTAAAAAAGGGTCGCCTCCCCTACACCCCCACCCCCTAAAACTCTTGCCGCATTTACGCCTCGGAACAAATTTTCTGAGCTCGGCGGCAAATTTTCTGATCTAAAGCGGCGTCCCGAAGCGCAGCCTCCAGGCATCGCACATCAGTGATAATGGCCCTGGCACGGCCTGGCACGGCCGCCTGAAGCCAGAGGATGCCTGCCCGGCTGAACCGCTGGCAATAACGGTTCGCCCTTTCTTGCCATTGCGGCTTTTCATGCGGTTTATCAGCTCTTTTTCTACGGCAACAGCATGAAAAAAATAAAAGTTTTCTAAATTTGTGGAACAATGCTTGACACTCAGGGGCGATCCACGTAAAAGCATACCTCGCTGAGCGGGAGTAACTCAGTGGTAGAGTGCAACCTTGCCAAGGTTGAAGTCGCGGGTTCAAATCCCGTCTCCCGCTCCAAATTTTTTGCTGGCGGCATAGCCAAGTGGTAAGGCAGAGGTCTGCAAAACCTCCATCTCCAGTTCAAATCTGGATGCCGCCTCCAAAAAGTAATTTTCACGCTTCGCCGTTTGCAGACCATGCGGGAGTAACTCAGTGGTAGAGTGCAACCTTGCCAAGGTTGAAGTCGCGGGTTCAAATCCCGTCTCCCGCTCCACTTTTGCGGGAATAACTCAACGGTAGAGTGTCAGCTTCCCAAGCTGAAGGTTGCGGGTTCAAATCCCGTTTCCCGCTCCAGAGAAAAATCAAGCCCTTACTGCACGGCAGTGGGGGCTTTCTTTTTTGGGCACATATCATTGGGCACATATTCCAGCACTGGTAGAGCCTGCATCGCGGCCTTTTTTTGTTTGTTCATTATGTGCTGATAGTGCTTCCAAAGCAGGGACGGCGAACTGTGCCCCATAAGCTCCGCAACCGTTCCAACGTCAATATTTTCTGACAAAAGCTCTGTCGCGAATGCATACCGAAGATCGTATGGCCTGATGCGTCTGGTTATTCCAGAGCGGGCAAGTGTCAGCCTCCACGCCGTTTTTATGCTGGACACGGGCTTCCCCCTGTAATGCACAACGTATTTAACGCCTTTTGGAGAATCATCCCTTTTCCACTCTTCAAAAAAGTACAGGTTGTCTTCGCGGATCGGAACTTCACGCCACGGAACATCAAAATTTTTCATCGCGCCGTGAAGTGCCGGCCAAGTGCTGCAGCGATGAAGCCCCCGCCTTTGGATTCAAAGATTCTGCACGTTGGCTCACGCCCTGCAAGTCTGCCCAAGCATCAGTATCAAGATTGCCCGCAACCGTGCCCAGAAAAGCCACATCCTGCCTCGCCGCAGCCAGAAGCGCCGCATCCCCTACCCCCGCCCCATTCCCCGTGATACCAGACTGCATTGCCATGCAATTCCACCGGACTGTCGCAACCGGGCCAAACCCGCAGCGCCGTAGTAACCAGGGGCCGAAACATTCCCCCATTGCTTGCCGCGTGGAAAGAACGCGCCCGGCGCGCCCGGCGAAAATTGTTGCATGCGTATTTTTTGTACAGAACCTGCCTGTTCCAGAAATAAATATCACTGATAAGCACTCAGTCCGATTTATTTGTATGCAGTGAAATATCCATTTCAGCAAAAAGATAATTTATCATTCTTTTTTATCAAATATCATTCACTGCATAAAATACTAATTGCATATTCAGGCAAACTGATTGTAGTGTGTTTATGATTCCGACACTGCAACACAAACTAAATATTTGCATTTTAAACTGCATAAACAATCAATGAAATATTTCACATTCAATAATTGCGCATACAAACAGCCGCTTTTACATCAAGAACAATACGCTCATTGGTTGAACAATTTTTACATACTGTAAACACAATGCGTACAACAGGTCAGAAACGTCAGCACAACATATAAGAATAAAAACTGAATCATATCACAGGGACGCCTTCGGGACAGAGTATGACGAACACCCGCTTTGACCTCACGCACCCACCTTTTGACCTGCTGACCATGGCGGAGGCATCTGCCCTTTCGGCCACTGCCGACGTGCTGTTTTTCAGCAACGATCAGGAGATTCTTGCCTCGGGGAGCGAAGTTGACGCCCTGTATCTGGTCATGAAGGGCCTTGTACGTGAAATGTCGGGCGAGGAAATTGTGGGCGCGTACCGCGAGCACGAGGCCTTTGACTGCCGGGCTTTGGCCACAGGCAGAACGCGCCACAGGTTTGTGGCGCACGAAGAAGTGCTGCTCTGCGTGTTTCCGGGGCGGGAGGTGCTGGCCCTGACGGAAAAAAACTCGCTCTTCGGCGCCTACTTTTTTGCAACAGTGTCCGACAAGCTGGGCCAGCTTGCCCAAAGCCGCGACCGCCGCGAGTGGCAGAGCCTTTTTGCGGTCAAGATCAGCGACGCTGGTTTTCGCCCGCCCATATTTGCCGAAGCGTCGGACACCATTGCCCATGCCGCGCAGCGCATGAAGGAAAGCCGGAGGCGATCCATCTTTGTGCGCGACGGTTCCAGCACGGGAATTTTCACCACGGGCGATTTTTGCGACATCGTGGCCAACGCGGTTTCCAACCAGACCCCGCTCAAGGCCTGCGCGCGGTTTTCCTTGTTGAGCTGCGAAAAGGACGACTACCTTTTCAACGCCCTGCTCCTCATGACCCGCCACAACATCCACCGCATTGTGGTTACGGACAAGGGGCGGCCCGTGGGCGTTCTGGCAATGATCGACCTGCTTTCCTATTTTTCCAACCATTCCCTGTCCATCGCGCGGCAGCTTGAGGCGGCCGTCACTCTGGCCGACCTGCACAGCGCCATGCGGGATATGGAAACCCTGGTAACAACCCTCGTTACCCAGGGCATAAAAACGCCGCAGCTCGCGCGCCTTGTGCAGGTGCTCAACGCGCAGCTCATGGCCCGCCTCTGGCAGCTGACGGCCACGCCCGCCGTATTTGCCGGAAGCGCCCTGCTGGCCCTTGGCTCCGAAGGGAGGGGCGAGCAGATACTGAAAACCGACCAGGACAACGCGCTGATTCTTGCGGAAGGCCTGGACGCAAAGGAGGTGGAACACTCTGCAAACAGCTTTACGGAACGCATGCTCAGCCTTGGCTACCCGCCCTGCCCAGGGGACATGATGGTGAACCAGCCCCTCTGGCGGCACACGGTGCGCGGATGGGAGCGCACGCTGCGCCAGTGGGCGGATGCCGCGCAGGGCGAAGGGCTCATGCGTCTGGCTATCTTTCTTGATGCGGAAACGGTCTCCGGCCCTGCCGCATGGCTTGCCGCCTGCAGGCAGGCCCTGCACTCAGCCCTGCGCGACGATGCGGCGTGGTTTGCGCGCATGGCCCTGCCCATCGAGCAGTTCCCGACCCGCACGGGCGAAAGCGGCTTTTGGCGGCAACTGCTGAACCGCGAAAAAAACGCCCTGCTCGACATCAAGAAGGCGGGAATCTTCCCCATTGTGCACGGAGCCCGCGTTCTCGCGCTGGAGGCGGGCATTGACGCCACCAACACCTTTGACCGACTGGAGGCCCTGACATCACGGAGTTTCATGGAAAAATCGCTGGCGGACGATCTGGCCGAATCCCTGGCATTTATGATGCGCCTGCGGCTGGACGCGGGGCTTGAAATGCTGCGCGGGGGCAGCCCCCTGAGCAACGAGATTGACACGGCCACCCTGTCCACCCTGGACAAAGACCTGTTGCAGGACGCCCTGCAGGTGGTCAAACGCTTCAAGCGCATGATCGGCCAGCGGTACGGGCTGGACAGGTTCTGAAATGCAAAAACCGTGGCTACAGTCCGTGGCGCGCCGCTGGCGCATGCGCGGGCTGCGGGAACCCTACCGTTCCCTGCTGGATCAGGACGACGGCCTGCTTGTGAGCATTGATTGCGAAACCACCTCGCTCAATGTGAAGGAAGCGGAGTTGTTGTCCCTTGCCGCCGTCTGCATAGACGGCCGGCGTCTTTGCACCAGAGACGCCTTTTACGCGCTGATAACGCCGCGGCATGCCCCTGATGGGCAGAATGTGCGCGTACACGGGCTGCGCCCGTGCGACTTCAGCACTGGCCTGCCGCTTCAGGATGTGTTGTCGGCTTTTCTTCAGTTTGTCAGAGGCAGAACACTGGTCGGGTATTATCTGCAATACGACCTTGCAGTGTTGAACAAAAACTTGAGGCCACTGATGGGGGCAGCATTGCCAAACAGTCGCATAGAGGTTTCAGGCCACTATTACGACTGGCGATTTGCGCAATATCCTGGCGCCTACATTGATCTGCGATGGGAAACGATGGTCAGAAACCTTCGCCTGCCCACGCTGCCAAGGCACGATGCCATGAACGACGCCATAACAGCCGCCATGATGTATCTGGCGCTGCAATCGCGCGGATACGGCGCACACAGGCTCCCATAACGTCCGATGTCTGTACAAAAGACATTGCGGACAAAAAGATGCGAGGAGGGAACAATGGCCTCAGAACTGACGCAACGAATTGAAAAGAATGCGCAATACCAGCACCTGATCAAGGCGCGCAACTCCCTTGGCTGGCGCCTGACGCTTATGGTTTTTGCCGCGTATTACGGCTTTATCCTGGTTGTCGCCTTTGACAAGCAGCTCTTTGCCACACCTCTTGCAGCCGGAATGACAACAACCTGGGGCATCCCCCTGGGCATCGGCATCATCCTGCTGACCGTTGTGCTCACGGCGATCTATGTTCGCAAGGCCAACAGCGAATTTGACCCTGCGCTCAAGCAGATTCTTGAAAAAGAGGTGCAGTCATGAAGGCTATGAGCAGTTGCACGTCCAGCCACAGGCCCAGGCGGCACATATCCGCCAGAACATGTACCGCCGCTGCCCTGCCCACGGCTCTTTTCGGGGCCACGGTTCTTTTCAGGCCCACGGCTCTTTTCGGGGCCACGGCTCTTTTCGGAGCCCTGTCGCCCGGCCTCGCGCTGGCGGCAGGCGCCATAGAAGAAACACAAAAGCAGAACACCGACTGGACAGCCATCATCATGTTCACCATTTTTGTCGGCGCATCGCTGTGGATTACCAAGTGGGCAGCCAAGCGCACCCGCTCCGCCGCAGATTTCTACACGGCCGGCGGCGGCATCACGGGCTTTCAGAACGGCCTTGCCATTGCGGGCGACTTCATGTCGGCTGCGTCCTTTCTGGGCATTTCAGCCGCTGTGATGGCAACGGGCTTTGACGGCCTGATCTACGCCATCGGCTTTCAGGTGGGCTGGCCGCTCATAACCTTCATGCTGGCGGAGCGCCTGCGCAATCTCGGGCGCTTCACCTTTGCCGATGTGGTGGCCTACAGGCTCCGGCAGGTGCCGGTGCGCATATTTGCCGCATCGGGCACGCTGGTTGTGGTGCTGTTCTATCTCATCGCGCAGATGGTGGGCGCGGGGCAGCTCATCAAGCTGCTCTTCGGGCTTGATTACCACTATGCGGTGGTTATCGTGGGCCTGCTCATGATGGCCTATGTGCTTTTTGGCGGCATGACGGCAACCACGTGGGTGCAGATCATCAAGGCCTGCCTGCTGCTCGGCGGGGCCTCGTTCATGGCCTTCATGGTCATGGCCCAGTACGGTTTCAGCCCCGAAAAGCTTTTCACAGCCGCCGTGGGCATCAAAAAAAGCGCGGCCATCATGGGGCCGGGCGGCTTTGTGAAAGACCCCGTTTCGGCCATTTCGCTCGGCATTGCCCTCATGTTCGGCACCGCCGGTCTGCCGCACATCCTGATGCGCTTTTTTACCGTGCCGGACGCCAGGGAAGCCAGAAAAAGCGTGCTGTGGGCAACCACCTGGATCGGCTATTTCTACATCCTGACCTTCATCATCGGCTTTGGGGCCATTGTGTTTGTGAGCACCAACCCCGAGTTTCTTGATGCGAACGGAACCCTGCGCGGGGGCAGCAACATGGCGGCCGTGCATCTGGCCAACGCCATCGGCGGCAACATTTTTCTTGGCTTCATGTCGGCGGTGGCCTTTGCCACCATTCTGGCGGTGGTGGCGGGGCTGACGCTCTCGGGCGCGTCTGCCGTGGCGCACGACCTCTACGCCTCCGCGCTCAAAAAGGGCAAGGCCAGCTCCAGCGAGGAGCTTAAAATCTCCAAACTGACAACCGTGGCCCTCGGCATCATTGCCATGTTTCTTGGCATGGTGTTTGAAAAACAGAACGTGGCCTTCATGGTTTCCCTGGCCTTTGCCATTGCGGCCTCGGCCAACTTCCCGGCCTTGATCCTTTCGGTGCTCTGGAAGGGCTGCACCACCAGAGGGGCCGTTGCCGGGGGCTTTGCGGGGCTGGTGGCGGCCCTGGCCATGACCGTGCTTTCGGATGCGGTCTGGGTGTCAACCCTGGGCAACCCGCCAGGCAGCGCGCCCTTTCCGTATTCCTCCCCGGCCATCTTTTCCATGCCGCTGGCCTTTTTGTGCATCTGGGTAGTGTCCATATGCGATCAGTCCCCGCAGGCGCAAAAAGAACGGGAGGCCTTTGCCGACCAGAAAATCCGGTCTGAAACAGGCCTTGGGGCGTTCAAACCCACTGCGCACTAGGCAGACGCGCCCCGCGCCCTTGGCTGATTGGGCTGCCACCTTTAACCTGCGGCAGCGCACCAGAAACCATGCCCGCCCGAAAAACAGATATTTTTTCGGGCGGGCATACTCCGTGCATCTATAAAATACGTCCTCAAAAGCAACACGCCTGTATCCGCATCCTATTTTGCGCCGTGTGCCTGCGAATGCCGCCGCATTCCGGTTCCACCACCTACAACTACTTACAACAAGCTGTTTTATTGTATTTTTTCAAATCAAGCCAAATTTTTTCATCTTGCGCCACAGGGTGGCACGCCCAATGCCCAAGCGCAGCGCAGATTCTTTTCTGTTGCCCCCGCACTGGCGCAGCACAGCGCGCAGGGCACGCTCCTCCACAGCATCAAGGCTGGCAGTGGAATCTTCAGAGTGCGCAATGCTTATGGGCGCACTGCCTGGGCAAAACTGCCCGTAGGGATGGCAACTGCGCAAGGAATCGGCCATTACCTCTTCGGAAAGCACGCCATTTGTGGCAATAACCATGGCACGCTCAAGAACATTGGCCAACTGCCGCACGTTGCCGGGCCACGAGATGCTCTCCAGAAGCGCCATTGCCCGTGGGTCCAGTCTTGGCATGGGCTTATGCTGTTCCTTTGACTTCCTGTGCAGAATAACCCGCGCCAGCAGGCCAATATCCCCCAACCGCTCCACCAGGGGCGGCAACTCCAGAATGAGCACCGCGAGCCTGTAATACAGATCTTCCCTGAATCTTCCGTTCTGCACCTCTTCGGCCAGATTGCGGTTGGTAGCGGCGATGATGCGAACATCCACGGGTGTTACCTTGTCGTCGCCCACGCGGGAAACTTCCTTTTCCTGCAAGACGCGCAGCAGCCGGCATTGAAGAGGCAGGGGCATTTCGCTGATTTCATCCAGAAAAATACTTCCCCCGTGCGCCATTTCAAAAAGGCCCATTTTCCCACTTTCGCTGGCGCCGGTGAACGCGCCTCTGACATAGCCGAAAAGTTCGCTTTCAAGCAGATTCTCCGGCAACGCGGCGCAATTCACCGCAACAAAGGGGCTGTCGGCCCTTGCGCTGGCATTATGGATGGACTGTGCAAACAGCTCCTTGCCCGTTCCTGTCTTGCCGTAAATAAGAACCGTGCTGTCGGACTGAGCGTAGGTAAAAGCTTTTTTTTTCGCTTTTTCCAGAGGTTCTGACCTTCCCACCACGTCTGCAAACGTACTTTTGGCTATATGGCCAGAATCGCGCACCCTCTTGCGCACCCGCCGCTCCAGAGACAGGATGCGCCGCACTTCCTGAAGTGTGAGCACGGCCCCGCTGCTGTGTCCGTTCACCCGAATGGGCACGCTGGTAACGGCCAGGGAATTTCCGCCAATCAGGCATACCTCGGCCGTTTGCTCGTTTTCAACGGCCTGGATGCATGATTCCCAGGGAACGCCCAGAACCTGACGAATGTCGCGCCCCACGACGTCCTGGCGTTGCAGGCCCAGCAATTCAAGTCCGATACGGTTTATCTCGGAAATACACCCCGAAGCGTCAATGCCGATAATGCCGTCATTTATGGAGTTGAGCAGCGCATTGATGGTGCCAAGGCGCAGATCTTTTTCTTTTTGCAGCGAAACTATCCGCTTGCCTTCCTCAATGGCGTCCTGAATGACGCGCGGGTCCATGTCTATGTGCACGCCATATGCGCCGAGCATCCGTGCCGCATTCACCACAGGGGATCCCCCCACAAAGGCTTTTATCCCCCTGGCCATGAGGTGCTGCAGCTTTTCTGTAAGATCGGCAAGATCCGTTATGGTTTCCACCAGCACTGGTCTTTCAAAAAAATCCTTCAGAGCCTTTGCATTATAGGTAAACGGCTCAAACCCCATCACCGCGACCTTGTCCGCCAGGTCGAATGCGCGTCTGACTGCGCGCAACATGTCCACGCTTGTATAGCGCAGTTCCAGCACATGCGTCTTAAGCCTTTGTTTGAGCAGAGCCGCTGTGCCGCCATTGCTGACCACAACCATGGCCTGCCCTTGGTCAATATAGCTTTGGGCAAGGCTCACCGCATCTTCCAGATTCGCCTCATGTACCAGAAAACGCTCATCTATCAGACTGAAAATATTATTGATTGTAGCTGCAATGGGTTCACTGGGGAGGATAAATAAAATATCTTCCCTGCGGACATGGACCATACGACGCCTCCAGCTGTGTGTGTTTCACTTTGATATACATCGATAGAATTTGAAACTCAAATGAAACACATCCCCAGGGAGACATTTTCTTATCAGGAGCGCCACGCAGGAGAAAAACCGTAACGGCAACAAACATGCGTACATAACATACTAAAATATATAATTTTATTTAACAGGTTTCTGCCAGTCCCGAATATCCTGCACTGCTGGCATGCCAATTGCTTTTAGTCGGCCGAATGCATTCGTCATGTTTCATACGGAGGACATAATGAGAGTTCATGTCATAGAACCCATACATGAGAGCGCCATGCGCAAACTGCGCGCAGAGGCGGAGGTAGTGTCGTGGGACGACCCTGAAAAAAACGATTTATCACTGGCGGATGCTGTAATTGTGCGTGCCGCGCCCATCACGCGCGAGCAGATTCTTGCCGCACCAGGGCTGAAAGTTATCGGCAAGCACGGCGTTGGCGTAAACGCCATTGATCTGGCGACAGCCAATGAAAAGGGCGTGGCCGTTGTGTACACGCCCCTGAGCAACGTCAATTCCGTAGCAGAACTGGTCTTCGGGCTTATTCTCGCCAGCGCGCGCAAGCTGCGCGACAATATGGAGCATATCCGCGGGGGGATCGACCGCATAGCGCCCCCCGCCCTGACGGGCCTTGAAATCTCGGACAAAAACCTTGGCCTTGTGGGCTTCGGCAACATCGGCGCGCGCGTGGCGCAGATTGCCGCAAACGGCTTTGGCATGGCCGTCCACGTTTACGACCCATATCTGGATGTGAACACGGCAAAATCCCGTGGCGTGCATCTGCACAGTACCCTTGAAGGGATGCTGCGTGAGGCGGACTACATCAGTGTGAGCGTGCCCCTTACCGAAGCCACCAGGGGGCTCCTGGGCGCGGCGCAGTTTGCCTGCTGCAAGCCCACGGCCGTCATTGTCAGCACCGCGCGCGGCGGGGTTATTGATGAGGCCGCCCTGTATGAGGCCCTGGTGAACAAGACGATCTTTGGCGCGGCCAGCGACGTCTTTGTGCAGGAACCTCCCACCATGGATACTCCCCTGCTGCAACTGCCCAACTTTATTGGCACCTTGCACATAGGGGGCAGCACGCACGAGTCTCTTGTACGCGTTGGCAACACTGTTGTTGACGACGTGCTCTCCGTGCTCCACGGTGAAAAACCGCGTTATCCCTACGTCGTATAGCTTTCCGTTTCAGCCTCTTACCGTAAAGGATCCTGCCATGTCTCTGACGGATACAGCACCATTTATCGACGAACAAAAAATGAGCGAGGCCAAAAGGGCCACTGTGGCCGCCGCATTTGGTACTTTTTTAGAGTATTACGATTTTTCAGTATACGGCTACTGTGCCGCACGCATGTCCAAGGAATTTTTTCCCAGTGACAATCCCACGGTTTCACTGCTGTCCACGCTGGCCGTGTTCGGGCTGGCCTTTATCATCCGGCCCCTGGGCGGCCTGTTCTTCGGGCACATTGGCGACCGCTACGGCCGCAAACTCTCGCTTGTGGCCACTGTGGTTCTTATCGGGGTGGCCTGCACGGCCATCGGCTGTTTGCCCACCTACAGCCAGATAGGCATCGCGGCTCCCATACTGCTGGTACTCTGCCGCATGCTGCAGGGTTTTTCAGCCGGGGGCGAGATCGGCAGCGCGGCTTCATACATCCGCGAATGGGCGCCCATAGAACGGCGGTCCCTCTACCTTTCCTTTGTGCCCAGCGTGGCCAATCTTGGCAAAGCAGGGGCGGCCGGGCTTACCGGGCTGGCTGCCTATCTGTTTGTGGGCGAAAGCACCACCTGGGCGTGGCGCGTGCCTTTTCTGGTGGCCATGCCCCTCATGCTCGGCTGCCTCTGGATGCGCCTTAAAATTGAGGACACCCCCGA
The window above is part of the Desulfovibrio sp. genome. Proteins encoded here:
- a CDS encoding MFS transporter; translated protein: MSLTDTAPFIDEQKMSEAKRATVAAAFGTFLEYYDFSVYGYCAARMSKEFFPSDNPTVSLLSTLAVFGLAFIIRPLGGLFFGHIGDRYGRKLSLVATVVLIGVACTAIGCLPTYSQIGIAAPILLVLCRMLQGFSAGGEIGSAASYIREWAPIERRSLYLSFVPSVANLGKAGAAGLTGLAAYLFVGESTTWAWRVPFLVAMPLMLGCLWMRLKIEDTPDFTNMKKEGKLSEAPVKELISQYPASLCKLFMYSLVQNVGTYCGTVYVAIYMRTVLKMPATDVGFIVLIAVTCAALLIPVFGLVTDRIGPVKTLVACYVCYIALSYPCYALMGNGFGMAIAALVTTMIPYALCQAGSYAMYPELLPPRVRSTGVSFGHSMGAVLGGATTPFLATWLISKFNDIMIPAYILIFVGALGLFNLLSLKKADPSEGRRFR